One region of Ptychodera flava strain L36383 chromosome 3 unlocalized genomic scaffold, AS_Pfla_20210202 Scaffold_27__1_contigs__length_13241970_pilon, whole genome shotgun sequence genomic DNA includes:
- the LOC139126398 gene encoding uncharacterized protein: MIDEAADGLGTSIVRSTEISSDIGAVIPYLAHMIAPLGGISRITIDWRKESPGRFSLTLLTIIDFSVNGVVDPRYSAKEDGSLIIRNVTLEDTGSYKCIVVFRLNEPVDGIGYHTEVDKVNVTVKSTIRSVSVYPKLETESGLVKRKKGDSTLVCKAENSTRPAADVLHWKFDNSQHTRHKIIYFDEQTTDGKMNVFSELTLKPPRHAPNWYNVSCSVLEGKSNILTSSLLVYMDPRQDRRTKKLKKRGRAGREKSRKRKNLKKLRKEKGRQLKQQKRRKERQDIPAQAENLELSDLDQQ, from the exons ATGATCGACGAGGCGGCTGATGGCTTAG GTACATCTATTGTGAGGTCCACTGAAATATCCTCAGATATTGGCGCCGTTATTCCTTACCTTGCACATATGATAGCGCCACTTGGTGGAATATCTCGGATCACCATCGATTGGAGGAAGGAATCGCCCGGCAGATTTAGTCTAACCCTGTTGACGATAATCGATTTCAGCGTTAATGGGGTTGTTGATCCCAGATATAGCGCAAAAGAAGACGGTTCATTAATAATACGCAACGTCACTTTGGAAGACACGGGATCATATAAGTGCATAGTGGTCTTTCGGTTGAATGAACCGGTCGACGGCATTGGTTATCATACTGAAGTGGACAAAGTCAATGTCACGGTTAAAT CGACTATTCGATCAGTCAGCGTTTATCCGAAATTGGAGACTGAAAGTGGCCTGGTAAAGAGAAAAAAAGGCGATTCGACACTTGTTTGCAAGGCAGAAAACAGCACACGGCCAGCAGCTGACGTCTTACACTGGAAGTTTGACAACAGTCAACATACTCGTCACAAGATTATTTACTTCGATGAACAAACTACGGACGGGAAGATGAACGTCTTCAGTGAGTTGACTTTAAAGCCACCACGCCATGCCCCTAATTGGTACAACGTGTCGTGTTCGGTTCTAGAGGGCAAATCTAACATTCTGACCTCATCGTTACTTGTGTACATGGATCCGAGGCAGG ATCGTCGGACTAAGAAACTGAAGAAACGTGGAAGAGCTGGGAGGGAAAAGAGCAGGAAACGAAAGAACCTCAAGAAGTTAAGGAAAGAGAAAGGACGGCAACTCAAGCAGCAGAAACGACGAAAGGAAAGACAAGACATCCCAGCACAGGCTGAGAATCTCGAGCTTAGTGACCTCGACCAGCAATGA